GCTAGAGGACTCTGGGTAAAAAGGCTAAGGAGCCACTTCCTGGTTCATGCCTAGGATCAATATTTCAAGGATGAGACATGATTTTGcataaataaattgctcatGGACACTGACATGGGGTCAGCTTTGGCGTGGGTAGAAGACAACACAAGCTCACTTTGACCTCTAAGTGGACTTATGTCTGCAGAGTTGGTTGTCTCTATGTAGAATTTCACTGGAATATAGAGATTGTATACAAATTGTGTGATAAGGTTCgcatattttgtttgttttagggAAGGACAGTCAGCTGCCGTTAGCTCTGTTGCTATAGGGGACAAATAACAGCTggttccatgaaatccaaacgTTCATGTTGTCATGCAGTTTTTGTCTCAGCCTTGACATATTCAACCTAGGCTCAGGCGTGTGCTACTCTCTTGGCTACTTGACGAGAATGACTGAAGGGGTCACGACCTCTGCCTCCACCggctcctctgcctccaccgGGACTTCTGCCTCCACCggctcctctgcctccaccgGCTCCACTGCCTCCTCAGCTGAGTCGCTCTCCTGGCTCTCAGCACTCTCGTCGGACTCACTGTCAGCTGCCCCGGGCGTCTCAGTGGCCTCCTCGCTGCTGTGGCTGGCATCAGACTCCTGGCTGGTGCTGGCGTTgtcgctctccccctctgcaTCGCTGGCGCTGGAGCTCTCGTCCGGGCTGGAGCTCTCGCCGGCGCTggcactctcctccccctcctcctctgcctcctctgcctcccccgcCTCCTGCTCCAGGCTCTTGGAAGGGCCGGCCTCCTGGCTGACTTGGGCCACGCGCAGGGCAGGGTCCTCCTGGGAGGAGCCGGATGAGGGATCCACACCCATGACCTcgtccagtcccagcccctggcTCTCCACCTCTGGGGTGCTGGTGTCCTCATCCAGCAGCTGGTGGACCTGAagggcctgggagggggggggggggagaaagagggttgCGTGTTACGattgaatgggtgtgtgtgatgcatgtatgtgtacgtgtgtgtatttgtttgtgaaaACTAACCTGTACCTTGTACACCTTCATGGTCTGCTTCTCGATGTCATTGCCAACGCCGTGTGCGGATGTCTTGCCCATCATCTTGCCCTCATAAGACTTGAATGGGGAGGGAAGCTGTGGGCACAGCATCATGGTGGTCAATGATGTTAATcctaacccctgaccctgaccatAACTCCGATCATGACCCTGACCGCGTCCCCAACCTTCATTTTGAACCTGACTCTACCCATGACCTTAACTCTGACCTTGACAGGCACTGTCTGGACTACAAGGAGGAGACGACACAAATACAGTAGGTGTGCTATCTCTTTCTCGCACAATCTCCCCCCAGAGGATCAATAAAGTTTCTTTACCTTTTCCACCGTGTTTGTGTCATGGTAGCTCTTCTTGTAGTCACTCGGGTACCCCATGCTGTCCCCTCGGCCGTCATCGTAGATGATGGGAGGGCTGGGCTCCACAGTGGGCTCCACAGTGGGCTCCACAGTAGGCTCCACAGTGGGCTCCACAGTAGGGGGGGCCAGGGTGGACTCTGCCTCCCCTGACTCTGAGCTGTCActggactcctcctcctcctcctccaccacgtcctcctatatgcacacacacatactgtactcatGCTGTATACTGCATGTGAATGTGACTGTATAGTGAGCATACTCCTGTGTGGATGCTCTGTGGTCTGCTACTCACGCTCTTCTGAGCGTCCTCCTCGCTGTCCTCGCTGTCTGCACTGTCATCACTGTCCACAGAGGCTGtgtctgaggctgaggctgggtctgaggctgggtctgaggctgtgtctgaggctgtgtctgaagcctggagacagagacagacagatgtacAGGTTAGGAACAGTCTGAACACAGTACAAGTACTAGTGTCAGTACACATCTCTCTAAATAGTTAGATAGATGGCTGTTCTACATGtatgggggggaggtgggggcgcATGCATTATCCATGAAAACATGTTACCTTTACTTCATCAGAGTTGTCTGAACTCTCAtctgatgctgctgctgcttcaacATTCTGGAACAAAAACACACTGtgagacaacacacaaacaataatGTATTTTCCTATGGGGAAATGACTGTGCTGCtttacagtgtgtatgtgtgtgtgtgtgtgtacagcttgCAGGCTGTTACCTGTACAGGTTCCAGCTCAAAGATTGCTTCTGCAGCCTTCCTCAACACTGGGGCTGGCTTGACCTGGAGACAGGAGCAAAGGACATGTctttctctcacgctctctccctctctctctctttgtcttactttctctcgcTTGTCTTTTGTTTGTcatcgctcccccccccccctctacttaCCGACTCCTCAGAGCTCTCCGAGCTGCTGCTTGAGCCTTTCTTCACCTGAGGAACAGAGCACAGAGGCTGTCACTATCGCAAGGCAGCTCCACGCAACTCACGTCTCACACACCAAGTTCAAACACCTCCTGCAGTACATGGAGAGGAACTCACCGGTCGGCAGAGGACCGTTACAAAGAGGAGCGTGAACAGAAAGACGGCCTTCATATTTGCAGTTCGGGATCTGCAGAAAAAAACAGAACACAACGGAACACAATtcagaacagaacagaagatGACTCAGAGCAGGGCAGGACATGACTGATAGAAAACACCAGTTGGTTGGACGGATATGGTTATAAATGCGTAGAACATGGTTCAATCTACAAAACAGACATTTTAAGGAGAGGAAACTCTCCAGACTTAAGAAAACACTCCTGTCAGCAACTCCCCTCCTGAAGCAGGGCGTTGCTGTGTAACTTCAACACTGCAGTGTAAGTGGACGTGATTTAGCCCATAATTATGTTGAGGAGTAGAACCATATTCCCTTCTGAATCCAGCCCTATAGGAAGGAGCTCTGGAGGAAGGAAGTCAATTCCTTATAAGGTCGGCGCAGCCAGACGTCTGAACGGGTCTTCCCTGCGAGCCTGACCTCCAACCAATGAACCGTCTCCCTCCCAGCTTCAACAACATAACAGAGGGCATAGTTGTGCTTTTCCTGCTGCCTGTGTAATTCTCGTAGTTAAAAGTGGAAGCATGTAAGCCACAATGGTAGCAGCGCAGCACGAACAGCCCGTTGCCCTGAGCAGTGCCTTATTTAGGAAGCTGCTGTGCTCTCTCATTACAGCCCGGGAGCTGTATGGGGGAGGCCTCAAATTAGGGGGGTTGATGGAAGAGAGTGGCAGGTAAAGTtgcagtgaggagaggaggagaaggatgttCGGAATGGGAGTATTTGAGAGGGAAATGAGAGgttgtggaggggaggagggaggctgtgagagagggaggaaaaggaggagatggagaagagggggatTGGGAGGGAATCCTTGAGAGGAATCGAATGGGAGACGAGGatgaagatggagggatggaagaggagaggaggcggaATGGGAGACAGTGGGAGGGCAGACggtggatgagaggagaacaggaggaggaaagagtggTAAACAAGTGAGAGGGTACCAAGAGAAGAAGTTGTTTGTTAGCAGAGTTCTGACAAGTCGTGGTCAGGTGGTGGTGTCACTCAGACAGAAAATTAGCCTGAGgtttgtttcctgtttcctgttgccCACAGATTCCGCTTCCAGTCCCCGTCGTGAAAATCACTTATAAAACCACCACACTGCAGTCAACTCAACCAAGCGGGTCTGGCATACCAAACCCTCAACCAATCAACTTTAGTTGGAGACATAACCAGCATTGTCGGGTAAAGACATGCTATTACTGCAACACAAGCGTTGTGACTTACTAGCTTACTCTAGACTCAGTTCTGTTCTCTCACTACAGAAACATAATTACATGCTGCTGAGGCAGCATGAACTTCATCTAAATTGAGAGGAACACAGACTTGCAGACGCCATAGCTTTCCGAGACCCCATTCCACTCCTTGTGCTTCAGATACAGAGCTGATAGAGTGTACATAGAGCAGAGGGCTACACGTTCTACTCATCTCCATGCGTCATCTACACACCCATAAACCCTGCTGTGCACTGTTGTATCTCTGCACATCAAGTCTCAGCCAAAGGCACTGTTGTGGGTTTGACATGTCCACACACGACAGCTTCAGCATGGATGGAAGgacatgtctgtctgttccttACCTGGCTGTGGTTCTGAAAGGATCCTTCTGTGGATGGTAGCAGGAAGGTGGAGATGATTGGGATGGTTGGAGCTGCTTGTCTGAGTCCACGGCAGGCAGGAAGGATAGCGAGTGTCGGagaggaagacacagagagagagagagagagagagagagctgctgtgATCAGTacgctcctgtctgtctgtcagtctgtcagagagaggaggatctGCACTGTGAGGATGCTGCTGAATCCTGCTGTTTGGTTGGCTTATAAACCCTGCTGCCTCGAGGGACAGCCAATCGGAGCCCGGGCTGTGATGTCATGAGGTCAGCCACCACaggcccacctctcctctcccactcttccTGTGGTCGGAGCGGCCACAAGCCTGGCactgccagcacacacacacacacacatatgtacactcacacatataaaCTCACAGACATAGGGACTCACATACACTCACGGACACATGCATGAAGTCACAAACACATGCGttacttactcacacacatacccacacgcatacacaaacacgcatgaACTCACAAACTGCAATgattcacaaacacatgcaccctcagacatgcatgaacacacacattaactaatttacacacacaaacacacacttcttccGTTTTGTTTTAGTGGCTGTGAACTGGCCAGCCCTGTGTGACTCAGAGACATGGTCCATGTCTAACTAAGTCCTAGGGCCATTGTCTCATAATCACCTGATGGGTGATTCAGTCAGAATAGATGAAGAGGTTTATCTGTTGAGACAGGAccgagcgagggaggagggacgTTCGAACGGTTTACAGTGTTGTTGAACCTCCAGACATCCAGGGGTGCATACTCTGAATTCTAGAATGTTGTTTCATCTCATTAAATGTGGGGGCTGTCTCGGGAAGGTGGTACTTTAGACAGATACAGGAGCACTTCTGATTGCTTTATGACTCAATCACTCCCTCGACGTGCAATTAACCTGTCTGGATCTGATGCTTAATGTTTGACAGCAGTCTGACACACGGACTGACTAACTGACTGAAaggttgactgactgactgactgactgactgactgggtggctgactgactgggtggctgactgactgactgactgactgggtgGCTGACTGGCagaatgactgactgactgacggggtggctgactgactgactgactgactgactgggtggctgactgactgactgactggcagaatgactgactgactgactgggtggctgactgactgactgactggctgactgactgggtgGCTGACTGGCagaatgactgactgactggctgactgggtgGCTGACTGTCagaatgactgactgactgactgactgactgggtggctgactgactggctgactgaaaggttgactgactgactgactgactgggtgGCTGACTGGCAGAATGACTGATCTCCACAAGGGTATTCAGACCTCAGAGGGAAGTTGAgaactgtgcgtgtgtgggtgtgtgtgtgccagcatgtgtgtgtgtgtgtgtgtgtgtgtgtgtgtatgactgggcTTGAAAAACTGAGTGTGACTGAGGGGGAATTACTGCAGAGGAAGACTGAACAGCAGACATGCAACTGATAAACAGACAGTCTGaacagcctgtgtgtttgtacacatgtgtgtgtgaccatgtgagagagtgtatgtgtgtgcacctaTGTGTTGCCAGACACAAGGTGGTTCCCCCAACAGGTGAGCACTAGGGACTCCTCAGACACCACGGCAACACCACGAGCCCTTCCCTCTCACCCAGAGGCCAACCACTCCTCAACCACGGCCGTCCACGTTTGTGTCAACAGATTCTACAACATCTGAATGCAGACGAATGAACGAATTGAATCCTTCAAAACAGACATCCTACACAATACAAAGCTCATTCTGTGTTCTCCGGGCTGAGATCGTCAGCTGATGGGGAACCATGTAAACCAGGTGAGAGTTAGTCCACAGTGTTGTAATAATGCATGTGAGAACGGGCAGCATGCTAGAACATCTGTGTCTGCCGCCTCGGCATGGAAACAACCACTCAAACCTCGGGGACTTTCAGACCCTGACCCTCATTTACAGGCTGGCGCTGTGTGTTCTAAGGGGATTATTGAATCAAGCCAATGACGTTTCGTTATCATAAAACTCTCCAAGAGAGTGTTAGGCTCCGAGGCTGAGGTCATACATGGTGGTCATACATGGTTGGACTGCTTCTCTCTGGATTGCTAGCTGTTCATTGTGGAATCAGTGGAAGGTGGCCAAGGActgagtgtgtctgagtgtgttctCAGTTGTGTAACACATCTCCACGGCATAGCTGTACCGTAACACATCTTGTCAGCTAACGATGCGTAGTAAAAATACATGCTGtgctctctgagagagagagaataaagttAGAGATTGGTCTGAGATGGAGCTATGCGCCCATGCCCAGACTAAGTATATCTCAAACAACAGGCCATTTCGAGGCAAAGTATGTCTGAAGGAAAGAACCATGGTAAACATGACTGAAGAGTAGAAAGTATTCAGTCAAAAGTACCCTCGCCACCAGCTCATCAACATCAGTGACTGACAGTCCTGTCACAGTGTCTCTGTATGGCTGCATGTGACAGTGTCTCTGTATGGCTGCATGTGACAGTGTCTCTGGATGGCTGCATGTGACAGTGTCTCTGGATGGCTGCATGTGACAGTGTCTCTGGATGGCTGCATGTGACAGTGTCTCTGGATGGCTGCATGTGACAGTGTCTCTGTATGGCTGCATGTGACAGTGTCTCTGTATGGCTGCATGTCTCAGTGTCTCTTTATGGCTGCATGTGACAgtatttctgtcagtgtttagaGGGATGCAGTATTTTTCCTGACATGATGGTTATTTTCTGATCCCGCTGGTTGTGGCTGGTAATTGTATTGGTTAGAGGTATTTTTCATGAACACAaaattacacacacgcacacacacacacacacacacactgacaggtcTTACTGTATGTCTACTGCTTCCACCTCCAGTTTCCACAGTGACTAGGCAGCCTTGCGTACTTCCTGTCTCTGGTTTGGGCCCCTGTGTCTCACTTCCAGGAACACCATGATATGAGTTTCCATGAATGATCGCTAATGTGTATAGACCACAAAAAAACAACTTATTAGCACACCTACGCACATATAGGCACCTTCATCCTTAAACAAAGCAAGGAGCACGTAAGACCCATGCACAATGTCTGGAGTCACGTATCGTGTGTGTTATCAAAACAACTGGATGTCAGTCAGGAACATCAGAACTTGTTGACAACTCGAAATGAGACAAAGGTAAAGTGAGAGCCGGCAGCTACAGCAGGTCCTCAGGCACACCCAGGGTGCCGCCCCTACCTCCCGCTACCTGTTTGGGGCCGGCACACCTGGCTGGCTCCCTTACCGTCCTCATCCAGACATTCCTGCTCTAATTGTCTGTGATGAAGACGTGTCGTAGCCCCCTAATGAGGCTTGATGACGGGGCCAGTTCTCTTGTCCCAGATCGCCCCTGGAACAGTGGAACAGTGGAACAGTGCTGCCCTGTTTGACTTGGCTTGGCTGTTTGTCTGGGGCCGCCCATGAAAGCTGCTGTTTTCCTTATGTCTGAGGATGTCGTTTATGTTCCTGGAGTTGGGTCATTCAGGGCGgggtcccccccctcctccacgcgCCCGTGGAAACGCTACATTCTACTCCCTGAGATGAAGTTGCTCCATACAGGCTTTATAAACGTAGAGACTTTACTATACAGGCCTTAGTTCCTGTTGTAAAAAAACGTTTATTGCATTTGTTTGCAGTAAAGCAAACAGCATAGCTTTGGGGTTACTGGAGGACATGCCATGACTGCAGCATTTCACCTCAGAGCACGTCAACACGAGCTGGACGCCCTGCACCCAATGGGTCCTCTGGTCTAATTGTGATGGAGAATAGTTAAGTAGACCAGGGGTTAGATCTATGCATGCTACACAGAGACAATGAGTTGGATTGTCGTATTTCAAAGTTGTTGCTGGGTATGCAGTTCATTCAGAAGAATGTCCTTGTTACAATGTGTACGCCCTTGTTATAGGAAGAACCCATACGTTGGTGTATTTCAGTAGTTATGTTTATATTTCATGATTATGGGTTTCGTTACTGTGCGGACGGCCCATGGCAGGCTTTCAGCCAGACCTTGACTCTATGGCATGATGGACCTCTATACTGTATACAGCGTGCTCTGTACTGTGTACTGCGTACTCTGTACTGTGTACTGCGTAATCTGTGCTGTGGACTGCATACTCCGTACTGCGTATTCtgtactgtgtactgtgtactgtTTCCTCTGTATTCTGAAATATGTACCGTATACTCCACGTTATTTAGTACTCCACTGTGTCCACATACTCTGTGCTGTGACTGAGTGGAGTTAGGTCTGTGGAGGGGCCGTTGTATTAGATCAACccaggcagaagtccatgtgcTAATCCTGTCCATGTGGACGAACGCTGAGTCAACACCATCattaaacacaaacactgtaatgACAGCCCTCTCTGGAGGAGAGCACAGTGACAGCCCTCTGTGGAGGAGAGCATAGTGACAGCCCTCTGTGGAGGAAAGCACAGTGACAGCCCTCTGTGGAGGAGAGCACAGTGACAGCCCTCTCTGGAGGAGAGCACAGTGACAACtctctgtggaggagagcaCAGTGACAGCCCTCTGTGGAGGAGAGCACAGTGACAGCCCTCTCTGGAGGAGAGCACAGTGACAGCCCTCTGTGGAGGAGAGCATAGTGACAGCCCTCTCTGGAGGAGAGCACAGTGACAGCCCTCTCTGGAGGAGAGCACAGTGACAGCCCTCTGTGGAGGAAAGCACAGTGACAGCCCTCTCTGGAGGAGAGCACAGTGACAGCCCTCTGTGGAGGAGAGCACAGTGACAGCCCTCTCTGGAGGAGAGCACAGTGACAGCCctctgtggaggagagcagtggAAGCATGAAGGAGGCTCTACCATATCCAGCAAACCCATGGATCTCACTGCTTCAGGAAGATGCTTTCCGATCTGTCCGTTCGTCTTAAGACTCCAACATGAAACTATTTcattgaagcacacacacacaacctgtttccttgacacacacatataatcagttttcttcaaacacacacatttcaaacagacaaacagcctGTTTTCTTCAAATGAACAAGGGTGATCTGTACGTTCTCACCATTCCAAGGCTCCACAACTTTCCACCAGGAAGGGCCCAGTTTTTGTTACTTTGACGTGCCTGTCTGATGCCAGCATCCAAATAACTCAATCTATGGCATTCACACACATATGTGAGGCATTTAACAAGTATACCAGAAACCCTCTCAGTCAGTCCTGTCTCAGTACTGGTGCTGGCCACTGTGCCAGAGGGTGTGATTCTGTGTTTTGGGGTATTCTAATAATATTTAACAAGTTCTCTGGTAAAACAAGCTGTAAAGTTTGCCCCGACATCGTTCCCTTGGACGGAGACGGTAAGTAGCGGGAAAGAGTTTGTGGTGATATTAAAAAGATGCAGGCTATTTCCCACTGCTGCCCAACAGCACTTCAGTTTGTTATGCAATCTTTGTGTTTActgttatttgtttttgtaatattttcaaTTGGACATCTTTGATCGTCGACAAGACGTGATGTTTTTGAGAACTGAAGAGACCCATAAGACATGTTTTTGAAACAATAAGAAAGTACAAGAAGTAGCAGTGTTTGTCCAGGCTTGACCTGGTTCTGTTTATGCACTACTGCAGACTGGGAAacacccctacccccacccctcatTACAGACTGCTGGGAgactccaccacccccacctctcattacagACTGCTGGGAgactccaccacccccacctctcattacagACTGCTGGGAgactccaccacccccacccctcattACAGACTGCTGGGAgactccaccacccccacctctcattacagACTGGAGCTTCTGGACGGAGCCTCGGCTTGATGGCTCTCACGCCTCATGCTGTGCCTCACTGttgcattgctagtcatatgttgataagtaagggtaaAGATCTGATATTGGTCTAAACTGGTACAATGTAAACCAATGACTGCTGGTATATCTCTGCCAGGGGTTTCCAGTGCTTGTCAGATCCTTACTCAACAAACCACTCATTTACTGCGTCATAAAGGCCTTTTACGAGCTGCTCAAACATAAACCATGTTCATTAAACATTAATGAATTAACTGGAGCAGAGCCGGAGGGGGATTTAGAACACATGAATATCAAGCACTGCTGGGTCTCTTGTGTTTGGTCCTTCTCTGCAGCCACCAGAAGGGACCTCTGGGAAGCCAAATGTTTGCGGGCTGTACGTATGAGGACAGGATCTATACATATCTGAGACGAGGGAAAATACTCTTGGTTTGTCATTTATTAGATAAACACTTGCTAGAGCGGATCGTTAGGCTTATTTTACAAGCCTGTGTAAAGTCTCTGCAGAGAGCCAGAGAACCCAAGAACCATGCTGCGCTGTAAAAGACTCTGGAGCTGGATGACCTAGGATGGACCTGAGGTGGAAACAGATTCCCAGGAAAGCTTCCTACTTCATCATCCTTTACAGCAATCCAACTCAAACTCCCTCCCATATAAAGACCTCATTGCGGTTCAGTGCTGTCCAGAGTGTTGATTCCTGAACCACTGAGCACTCTATGTTCTTTTGTGTCTGGCTCTTAGACGGCGAGTAGATAATGATGCTCTTAAGTCAAGGTTGGTTGGTTCAGGTGACTGACCCCGGTGCAAGCCCAGCATACAGACCCAGCACAGGGACCCAGGCTGTCCTTTTACAAGTCTGTGGTCCCAAAGCAcatctgacacacagacacacagtctggCTTCCTGTCATGTGTGGCTAGAGTGGTGGCTAGTGCTGCAGATTCATGTCTGGTCTGGGTCAGGTTTGTTTACACACACTATACAAGTTCTGCTGACTTCACTGTTATCGATAAACATCTAGAACTCAGCACTTTTCTCAGACCTAACCATCCTCCCAACCCCCCAGACCTCCACTCCCCCaggcctccatctctccacccccccagccctccatctctcccccttcccagccctccatctctcccccttcccaggcctccatctctccacccccccaggcctccatctctccacccccccagccctccatctctccacccccccagccctccatctctcccccttcccaggcctccatctctccactcccccaggcctccatctctccactcccccaggtctccatctctccactcccccaggcctccatctctccactcccccaggtctccatctctccacccccccagccctccatctctccactcccccagccctccatctctcccccttcccaggtctccatctctccacccccccaggtctccatctctccactcccCCAGGTCTCCATCCACCACTGAGCTCCCTCCTGCTACATAGCCCCAAGTACCCAGTCTCAGTCCAGCACAGGAGGCCCCATCCGACCCACTCATACCCAACCTTGACCTGAACCACGGGCCCCTGTCTCCTGCAGACCAACAACACCAGGATATTTGAGGCCGCAGTTGACATAGAACACTGGGTTGTATGGGTGGAGTCATCAGCCTGTTTACAATTTCAGTTCAATTCTTTGAAAGAAGCAAACATAAAAACAAGACACGATTTCCACGGAATTGTTGCGAGCCCacttttatatattttgtcatttgttttcAGACAGTCTGAGACAGAAACACATAGTTTCACAAATATGTTTTACTAGAGTAGTTTTTTCCACCAAGAGACCGTGCAACAACGTTATCCTACCCTGGTAGTGCCAGGCCTAATGACTTGACTGCTATTTCAGACTGCCATTAAAGCCACAATCCGTGATATTTCCCGCTATTCTTCCAAAAGTTATTTCAAGTCCTGATATTGTTGGTCAGGCTTGGCCTGGGTCACTGTTCAGGGTGAAACATCATACAGTGGACGTGTGAAGACAGGTTGAATCAAACTGGCTTGTCCAAATCAGAAGATGCACCAGTCTGTACTGTTCTGGTAAAGTCTGGTGTGACCCGATCTGGTTTGATACATTCTGGCCTAGTCTGGCCCTGTCTGACCTAGTCTGGCCTAGTCTGGCCTAGTCTGGCCTAGTCTGGCCCTGTCTGGCCTAGTCTGGCCTAGTCTGGCCTAGTCTGGCCCTGTCTGGGCCTGTCTTGTCTGTTTTGGTCTGGTTTTTGCCagtgtttaggccta
The Hypomesus transpacificus isolate Combined female chromosome 22, fHypTra1, whole genome shotgun sequence genome window above contains:
- the spp1 gene encoding osteopontin isoform X2, which produces MKAVFLFTLLFVTVLCRPVKKGSSSSSESSEESVKPAPVLRKAAEAIFELEPVQNVEAAAASDESSDNSDEVKASDTASDTASDPASDPASASDTASVDSDDSADSEDSEEDAQKSEDVVEEEEEESSDSSESGEAESTLAPPTVEPTVEPTVEPTVEPTVEPSPPIIYDDGRGDSMGYPSDYKKSYHDTNTVEKLPSPFKSYEGKMMGKTSAHGVGNDIEKQTMKVYKALQVHQLLDEDTSTPEVESQGLGLDEVMGVDPSSGSSQEDPALRVAQVSQEAGPSKSLEQEAGEAEEAEEEGEESASAGESSSPDESSSASDAEGESDNASTSQESDASHSSEEATETPGAADSESDESAESQESDSAEEAVEPVEAEEPVEAEVPVEAEEPVEAEVVTPSVILVK
- the spp1 gene encoding osteopontin isoform X1, coding for MKAVFLFTLLFVTVLCRPVKKGSSSSSESSEESVKPAPVLRKAAEAIFELEPVQNVEAAAASDESSDNSDEVKASDTASDTASDPASDPASASDTASVDSDDSADSEDSEEDAQKSEDVVEEEEEESSDSSESGEAESTLAPPTVEPTVEPTVEPTVEPTVEPSPPIIYDDGRGDSMGYPSDYKKSYHDTNTVEKLPSPFKSYEGKMMGKTSAHGVGNDIEKQTMKVYKVQALQVHQLLDEDTSTPEVESQGLGLDEVMGVDPSSGSSQEDPALRVAQVSQEAGPSKSLEQEAGEAEEAEEEGEESASAGESSSPDESSSASDAEGESDNASTSQESDASHSSEEATETPGAADSESDESAESQESDSAEEAVEPVEAEEPVEAEVPVEAEEPVEAEVVTPSVILVK